The genomic DNA GAGATGGTGATGCCTGGGGACAATGCGCGTTTTCGGGTGAAGTTGATTTATCCGGTGGCGATGGAGGAGGGTTTGCGTTTTGCGATTCGTGAGGGTGGTCGGACGGTGGGCGCCGGCGTCGTCACCAAAATCCTCGATTGACGTAATCTATCTTTCGATAAAGACGTCCGGGATCCTGAGGGCCGGGGGGCGTAAAATGGCCTGAGGGTTCCGGAGCACACGGGCGTAGCTCAATTGGCAGAGCAGCGGTCTCCAAAACCGCAGGTTGCAGGTTCGAGTCCTGCCGCCCGTGCCACGATATAAAGGGAAGGGCGAACGCGGGTTCGCCCTTCCTCTTTGTCGTAGCCAGTACCGTCACATAGCCTGGATCGGTCATGTTTGCAAAAGTACGGGCATACCTGCAGGAAGTCCTGCGAGAAATGCAGAAAGTGAGCTGGCCCTCGCGTCAGGAGCTGATCAACAATACCATTTTGACGCTGGTAGCCTCTGGCGTCCTGGCCCTGTTCATTTTTCTGGCCGATCGGGTGATTGCCACGGTGCTGGAGTTCATCTATTCGCTGTAGG from Rhodothermus sp. includes the following:
- the tuf gene encoding elongation factor Tu (EF-Tu; promotes GTP-dependent binding of aminoacyl-tRNA to the A-site of ribosomes during protein biosynthesis; when the tRNA anticodon matches the mRNA codon, GTP hydrolysis results; the inactive EF-Tu-GDP leaves the ribosome and release of GDP is promoted by elongation factor Ts; many prokaryotes have two copies of the gene encoding EF-Tu); amino-acid sequence: EMVMPGDNARFRVKLIYPVAMEEGLRFAIREGGRTVGAGVVTKILD
- the secE gene encoding preprotein translocase subunit SecE, with protein sequence MFAKVRAYLQEVLREMQKVSWPSRQELINNTILTLVASGVLALFIFLADRVIATVLEFIYSL